One Eublepharis macularius isolate TG4126 chromosome 6, MPM_Emac_v1.0, whole genome shotgun sequence DNA segment encodes these proteins:
- the LOC129332659 gene encoding E3 ubiquitin-protein ligase RNF182: protein MALQEEQPGGGGGLKEGAGPAEEEPAKEEEEAAAEEGEGGPAAGGWEAHECRICYNRFDLERRAPKLLECLHTFCQDCLAQLHLRAVLAAHSSGRGGPAADAAIACPLCRHPTALPDCRVHSLPVNTKLLERLPLRAAAAAWPELTAGQRRALLQPSRQSLQRSPSERGSQGAIPAAVEVRHVLARQWPAGLGGGCSCSEGDPSWRRKALNLGCLCAVFCILSMLLLFFAWMNWLTGSIFIGVAVLLLFFSTMPFAMYGFRNRSEPGAPGASPAPTAANGAAPGSATPQSRQAADERNRW, encoded by the coding sequence ATGGCCCTGCAGGAGGAGCAGCCCGGAGGCGGCGGCGGCCTAAAGGAAGGGGCTGGGCCGGCCGAAGAGGAGCctgccaaggaggaggaggaggcggcggcagaggagggggaaggggggccgGCGGCGGGCGGCTGGGAGGCGCACGAGTGTCGCATCTGCTACAACCGCTTCGACCTGGAGCGGCGGGCGCCCAAGCTGCTCGAGTGCCTGCACACCTTTTGCCAGGACTGCCTGGCCCAGCTGCACCTGCGTGCCGTCCTGGCAGCCCACAGCTCGGGCAGGGGCGGCCCCGCCGCGGACGCCGCCATCGCCTGCCCGCTGTGCAGGCACCCGACGGCCCTGCCGGACTGCCGCGTGCACAGCCTGCCGGTCAACACCAAGCTGCTGGAGCGCCTCCCGctgcgcgccgccgccgccgcctggcCCGAGCTGACCGCCGGCCAACGCCGGGCGCTCCTGCAGCCGTCCCGCCAGTCCCTGCAACGCTCCCCGTCGGAGCGCGGCAGCCAAGGGGCCATCCCCGCCGCGGTGGAAGTCCGGCACGTCCTGGCCCGGCAGTGGCCCGCGGGGCTGGgcggcggctgcagctgctccgaGGGCGACCCGAGCTGGCGGCGCAAGGCGCTGAACCTGGGCTGCTTGTGCGCCGTCTTCTGCATCCTTTCCATGCTCCTGCTCTTCTTCGCCTGGATGAACTGGCTGACGGGCTCCATCTTCATCGGCGTCGCCGTCCTTCTGCTCTTCTTCTCCACCATGCCTTTCGCCATGTACGGCTTCAGAAACAGGAGCGAGCCCGGGGCGCCGGGGGCCTCGCCGGCGCCCACAGCAGCCAACGGGGCGGCGCCCGGGAGCGCCACGCCCCAAAGCAGGCAGGCGGCGGACGAGAGGAACCGCTGGTAG